One genomic window of Bartonella sp. HY038 includes the following:
- the recR gene encoding recombination mediator RecR: MSKTIAGPEIERLIQLLARVPGLGPRSARRAALQLVKKKEALLAPLAKAMQDAADNVKVCSVCGNIDTIDPCSICCDPKRDDAILIVVEDVSDLWALERAGTMAVKYHVLGGRLSPLDGIGPDQLNIKSLVSRVAQGNIKEVILAVNATVEGQTTAHYITDLIEEFNVKVTRLAHGVPVGGELDYLDDGTLAAALKARTSL; this comes from the coding sequence ATGTCGAAAACAATAGCTGGCCCTGAAATTGAGCGCCTTATCCAATTATTGGCGCGGGTGCCTGGGCTTGGGCCTCGTTCTGCGCGGCGAGCTGCATTGCAATTGGTTAAAAAGAAAGAAGCATTGTTAGCACCGCTTGCAAAAGCTATGCAAGATGCTGCCGATAATGTTAAGGTTTGTTCAGTTTGCGGTAATATTGATACAATAGATCCCTGCTCTATTTGCTGTGACCCAAAACGCGATGACGCTATTTTAATTGTTGTTGAAGATGTATCAGACCTTTGGGCACTGGAGCGAGCTGGTACCATGGCAGTAAAATATCACGTCCTTGGCGGCAGATTATCGCCCCTTGATGGTATTGGTCCCGATCAACTCAATATAAAATCATTGGTGAGCCGCGTTGCACAAGGTAATATAAAGGAAGTTATTTTAGCAGTAAATGCCACAGTAGAAGGCCAAACCACGGCCCATTATATCACAGACCTAATTGAAGAGTTCAACGTCAAGGTAACACGCCTTGCCCACGGTGTCCCAGTGGGTGGTGAGCTAGACTATCTTGATGATGGCACTCTTGCTGCCGCTCTTAAAGCTCGCACTAGCCTATAA
- a CDS encoding transglutaminase-like cysteine peptidase, producing the protein MRKICQIALLATSFCLTSGSLALASSPFMKTGFITSQPIGHYEFCQRLPKECNQKDRNPVAIKLTQEIWDNILFVNYDVNTRIRPATDMELYGKEEYWAYPVDAGDCEDYVLLKRRELNQRGIPLSSLLITVVRKPDGEGHSVLTIRTDRGDFILDNLRDKVLNWKDTEYLYLKRQSTQNTGQWVSIEQPEDLLVGAVK; encoded by the coding sequence ATGCGTAAAATCTGCCAAATTGCTCTGCTTGCCACTAGCTTTTGCCTAACATCAGGTAGCCTTGCGCTTGCCAGTAGTCCATTCATGAAAACTGGTTTCATTACATCTCAACCAATTGGCCATTATGAATTTTGCCAAAGATTGCCGAAAGAGTGCAATCAAAAAGACCGCAATCCTGTTGCCATCAAACTAACCCAAGAAATTTGGGATAATATTTTGTTTGTGAATTATGATGTCAATACGCGTATCCGTCCAGCGACAGACATGGAACTTTACGGCAAGGAAGAATATTGGGCTTATCCTGTTGATGCAGGTGATTGTGAAGATTATGTGCTGTTAAAGCGCCGCGAGCTAAACCAACGCGGTATTCCCCTATCAAGCCTACTTATCACCGTTGTACGTAAACCTGATGGCGAAGGCCATTCAGTTCTCACTATTCGGACTGACCGTGGTGATTTTATTTTAGACAATTTGCGCGATAAGGTCTTGAATTGGAAAGATACTGAATATCTTTATCTTAAACGCCAATCAACCCAAAATACCGGTCAGTGGGTATCAATCGAACAACCAGAAGATTTGCTTGTTGGTGCGGTTAAATAG
- a CDS encoding L,D-transpeptidase: protein MKLKRVFSGLALLGAVATSACVTSEGPTSFTSTYPLVRDAGYTIPAIDQSKIKPEFRRQVVSYPTTEKTGTLIVDTKSKFLFRVMPNGKAMRYGIGVGRDGFRWSGTAYIGQKKEWPTWTPPASMVRRQPQLRQYAGGMKPGLNNPLGARALYLYKNGRDTIYRLHGTPEWWTIGSNISSGCIRLNNQDVIDLYSHTPTGTKVIVQ from the coding sequence ATGAAACTGAAACGAGTATTCAGCGGCTTAGCATTATTAGGAGCAGTGGCTACATCAGCTTGTGTAACCAGTGAAGGCCCCACTAGCTTTACATCAACCTATCCACTTGTTCGCGATGCGGGCTATACGATTCCAGCCATTGATCAAAGCAAAATAAAGCCAGAATTTCGCCGCCAAGTGGTTAGTTACCCAACCACAGAAAAAACCGGCACTTTGATCGTTGATACTAAGAGTAAATTTTTATTCCGCGTTATGCCAAATGGCAAAGCCATGCGTTATGGTATCGGCGTTGGACGTGATGGTTTTCGCTGGTCTGGCACTGCTTATATTGGGCAAAAAAAGGAATGGCCAACCTGGACACCACCTGCATCAATGGTACGCCGACAGCCGCAACTAAGACAATATGCTGGCGGTATGAAGCCGGGGCTTAATAATCCACTTGGGGCGCGGGCACTTTATTTATATAAAAATGGGCGCGACACTATTTACCGCTTACATGGCACACCAGAATGGTGGACAATTGGTAGCAATATATCATCAGGTTGTATTCGCTTAAACAATCAGGATGTGATCGACCTTTACAGCCACACTCCAACTGGCACCAAGGTTATTGTACAATAG
- a CDS encoding formate dehydrogenase subunit gamma: MKLKYYEKGDIVTDGEPVIVNRYTVGARINHWIAAGSMILLALTGLAMYWPPLFFIAHLFGGGQVIRAIHPFIGVVMVLSFAGLFFRFWRLNIWENSDLKWAMQVHDVLGNHEENLPEIGKYNFGQKCIFWAMSMGLIILIVSGFMVWQAYFAQYFSIELQRYALLAHSLMAVIIIAIWIFHMYAVYWIRGSLGAMIKGKVTGGFAWQHHRKWYRAIIANKDLIKEPEEQNNTTKK, from the coding sequence ATGAAGCTTAAATATTACGAAAAAGGCGATATCGTCACCGATGGCGAACCGGTTATTGTCAACCGCTATACCGTTGGCGCGCGGATTAATCATTGGATCGCTGCTGGTTCAATGATTTTACTTGCTTTAACTGGCCTTGCTATGTATTGGCCACCTTTGTTTTTTATTGCCCATCTTTTTGGCGGTGGTCAGGTTATACGCGCCATTCACCCCTTTATTGGCGTTGTGATGGTTTTGAGTTTCGCTGGCCTATTTTTCCGTTTTTGGCGTTTAAACATTTGGGAAAATTCCGATTTAAAATGGGCTATGCAGGTCCATGATGTGCTTGGCAATCATGAAGAAAACTTACCTGAAATTGGCAAATATAATTTTGGCCAGAAATGTATTTTCTGGGCAATGTCGATGGGGTTGATTATTCTTATCGTTTCGGGCTTTATGGTATGGCAAGCTTATTTTGCGCAATATTTCAGCATTGAGTTGCAACGCTATGCCTTGCTTGCTCACTCGCTCATGGCGGTTATTATTATCGCAATCTGGATTTTCCACATGTATGCGGTTTACTGGATTCGCGGGTCATTGGGCGCGATGATAAAGGGCAAAGTAACTGGCGGTTTTGCTTGGCAACACCACCGTAAATGGTACCGTGCTATTATTGCCAATAAGGATCTTATTAAAGAACCTGAAGAGCAAAATAACACGACAAAGAAATAA
- a CDS encoding DUF2093 domain-containing protein, whose protein sequence is MNNLRGNEAKLQYKGGDYVIEIPGTYVLCAVSREKIPLDDLSYWNVERQEAYASCQISYERELECNPHLRDVLTNT, encoded by the coding sequence ATGAACAATTTACGCGGCAATGAAGCTAAGCTTCAATATAAGGGTGGCGATTACGTTATTGAAATTCCAGGAACCTATGTTTTATGCGCTGTCAGCCGCGAGAAAATTCCTCTTGACGACTTAAGCTATTGGAATGTTGAACGGCAAGAAGCCTATGCAAGCTGTCAGATTTCCTATGAGCGTGAATTGGAATGTAATCCGCATTTGCGTGATGTGCTCACCAATACTTAA
- the fdxH gene encoding formate dehydrogenase subunit beta, which yields MVNINPPSEGQIKPKFGPDDYIKASASNLPEPSRKLEEIAKLIDVSRCIGCKACQSACTEWNELTPPIEENVGSYQNPHDLSPDAFTLMRFSEWINPETDQFEWLIRKDGCMHCSEPGCLAACPSPGAIVQYSNGVVDFVHDKCIGCGYCVKGCPFNIPRISKVDHKAYKCTLCSDRLAVGQAPACAKSCPTEAIMFGSKDDMKAHAQDRIKDLKSRGYDNAGLYDPQGVGGTHVMYILHHNDQPHIYANLPDEPKISPIVKTWKGISKYVGISAITGAIVATAAHAMMFGASRVKKKEEIEAKEALKEAEDEA from the coding sequence ATGGTCAATATTAATCCTCCCAGCGAGGGACAGATAAAACCTAAATTTGGTCCTGATGATTACATCAAGGCTTCGGCATCTAATTTGCCGGAGCCTAGCCGAAAGCTTGAAGAAATTGCAAAGCTCATTGACGTGTCACGCTGCATTGGCTGCAAAGCCTGCCAATCAGCCTGTACAGAATGGAATGAGTTAACGCCGCCAATTGAAGAAAATGTCGGGTCGTACCAAAATCCTCATGATCTTTCGCCTGATGCTTTCACTTTGATGCGTTTTTCCGAATGGATTAATCCAGAAACTGATCAGTTTGAGTGGCTTATCCGCAAGGACGGCTGCATGCATTGCTCAGAGCCTGGTTGTCTTGCGGCTTGCCCATCTCCCGGGGCAATTGTACAATATTCAAATGGTGTCGTTGATTTTGTCCATGATAAGTGCATTGGCTGCGGCTATTGCGTTAAAGGCTGTCCATTTAATATTCCGCGCATTTCAAAAGTTGACCATAAGGCTTATAAATGCACTCTTTGCTCTGATCGTTTGGCAGTTGGTCAAGCGCCCGCTTGTGCCAAATCTTGTCCAACTGAAGCTATTATGTTTGGTAGCAAGGACGATATGAAAGCCCATGCGCAAGATCGAATTAAGGATTTAAAGTCTCGTGGCTATGACAATGCTGGTCTTTATGATCCGCAAGGCGTTGGTGGTACTCATGTGATGTATATTTTACATCACAATGATCAACCCCATATTTATGCTAACTTGCCCGATGAACCAAAAATCTCGCCGATTGTTAAAACATGGAAAGGCATTTCCAAATATGTCGGTATTAGCGCGATTACCGGTGCTATTGTTGCCACTGCTGCCCATGCTATGATGTTTGGTGCAAGCCGCGTTAAGAAAAAGGAAGAGATCGAGGCTAAAGAAGCCTTGAAGGAGGCCGAAGATGAAGCTTAA
- a CDS encoding Spy/CpxP family protein refolding chaperone, translated as MKKMLFSTMMVGALALPGLAFAAPDAPKPTAPHAEQAPVGSGPRGHAGEERHALRMAERLSAIETAIGIKSDQLDSWRAYTAALVGLMPEPPHADKAPRDGETADGPKELILGERMADRMIEQAEKAKAFKKAAEELREKLTPEQLARLNNLAREMRAEHVGDKKPSHVKPDGEHKAHAKPDHGKPSHPEGQHKPRP; from the coding sequence ATGAAAAAAATGTTATTTTCTACGATGATGGTTGGTGCTCTTGCTTTGCCAGGTTTGGCATTCGCAGCGCCAGATGCTCCAAAGCCTACAGCTCCTCATGCAGAGCAAGCGCCAGTAGGTAGCGGCCCGCGTGGACATGCAGGAGAAGAACGTCATGCTTTGCGTATGGCTGAACGTCTTTCCGCAATTGAAACAGCAATTGGTATTAAATCTGACCAGTTGGATAGCTGGCGTGCTTATACTGCCGCACTTGTTGGTTTAATGCCGGAGCCGCCACACGCGGATAAGGCGCCTCGCGATGGTGAAACTGCTGACGGACCCAAAGAGCTTATTCTAGGTGAGCGTATGGCCGATCGCATGATTGAACAAGCTGAAAAGGCTAAGGCATTTAAAAAAGCCGCCGAAGAGCTTCGTGAAAAACTTACACCTGAACAATTAGCGCGCTTAAATAATTTAGCTCGTGAAATGCGAGCAGAGCATGTTGGTGACAAGAAGCCTTCTCATGTTAAGCCTGATGGCGAGCATAAGGCACATGCAAAGCCAGATCATGGTAAGCCTTCCCATCCAGAAGGTCAGCATAAACCGCGCCCATAA
- the fdnG gene encoding formate dehydrogenase-N subunit alpha, giving the protein MNFEISRRAFLKGAGAGVAVTALGALGFDEAEAAVHSAIRPYRLAATQQTRNTCTYCSVACGIILYAKGTMEKGDAKIVHIEGDVDHPTNRGTLCPKGAALFNTVNAPTRLTKPKVRKPGSDHFEDISWGEALDKIARYMKDDRDKNFVEKNEKGQTVNRWISTGFLAASATTNETAFLTYKVVRSSGMLVFDNQARVUHGPTVSSLGPTFGRGAMTNAWTDIRATDLAIIMGGNAAEAHPCGFKWVTHAKEHRGAKLIVVDPRFTRSASVADYYAPIRQGSDIAFLLGVIRYCMENDKVQWEYVRHYTNAAFIIKDTFEYKDGLFSGYDEESRSYDTSSWAYEMGDDGFAKIDETLQHPRCVWQLLRKHVAQYTPELVNRICGTPIDKYRKICEMIAECSSPTKNMTSMYALGWTQHSKGSQNIRTMAMLQLILGNIGVRGGGMNALRGHSNIQGLTDVGLMSNLLPGYMNIPNEKEVDLKTYLSTRQFKPLRPNQVSYWKNYDKFFVSFQKSMWGKAATKENDWAYDYLPKLDIANYDILKAFEMMDNGQMTGYFCQGFNAVLSFPNRAKVQRALSKLKYLVVMDPLETETARFWENHGDFNNYDPKDIQTEVFQFPTSCFAEDEGAVVNSGRWLQWHWAGQNPPGEAKFDTWIMAQIGLRLKKLYQEEGGVFPDPIVNLHWPYEDPEDPSPHELAKEMNGYVLEDVYDDKDPTKKILEKGKQIGGFAALRNDGTTASGCWIYAGSYTEDGNIMARRDNTDYDNAGLYQKWTFAWPANRRIIYNRASADLDGKPWDKDRKIIEWDGEKWGGFDVPDTTPTSDPRSVGPFIMNAEGSARLFSLAGLRDGPFPVHYEPFESPMTNLIAPHIRGNPVARIFEKDLAQLGDRSEFPYAATSYRLTEHFHYWTKNNPVNAALQPQFFVEISEELAEEKKIERGGWVRVWNKRGSVFAKALVTKRIRPLDCDGQKVHVIGIPLHWGFVGAAKKGFGPNSLTPFVGDANSNTPEFKAFLVNIEPSRAPVDVS; this is encoded by the coding sequence ATGAATTTTGAGATCTCGCGGCGCGCCTTTTTAAAGGGTGCAGGCGCGGGGGTTGCTGTAACAGCGCTTGGCGCGCTAGGTTTTGATGAGGCAGAAGCTGCTGTGCATAGTGCCATTCGTCCTTACCGCCTAGCCGCCACTCAGCAAACCCGCAATACCTGTACCTATTGTTCTGTCGCCTGTGGTATTATCCTTTATGCTAAGGGTACTATGGAAAAGGGTGATGCTAAAATCGTTCATATTGAAGGCGATGTTGATCATCCAACCAATCGTGGTACTTTATGTCCAAAGGGTGCGGCGCTTTTCAATACGGTTAATGCGCCAACGCGTTTAACCAAACCAAAAGTTCGTAAGCCCGGTTCAGATCATTTTGAGGATATTAGCTGGGGCGAGGCTCTGGATAAAATTGCCCGCTATATGAAAGATGATCGCGATAAAAATTTTGTCGAGAAAAATGAAAAAGGTCAAACGGTTAATCGTTGGATTTCAACTGGTTTTCTTGCAGCTTCTGCAACAACCAATGAAACGGCTTTTCTTACCTATAAGGTAGTGCGCTCGTCAGGCATGCTGGTTTTTGATAATCAGGCACGCGTTTGACACGGCCCAACGGTGTCCAGTCTGGGCCCAACATTTGGTCGTGGTGCAATGACGAATGCATGGACAGATATCCGTGCAACTGATCTTGCCATTATTATGGGCGGCAACGCTGCTGAAGCGCATCCTTGCGGCTTCAAATGGGTAACTCATGCTAAAGAGCATCGGGGTGCGAAACTCATTGTTGTTGATCCGCGTTTTACCCGTTCGGCATCGGTGGCAGATTATTATGCGCCTATCCGTCAGGGCAGTGACATTGCATTCTTGCTTGGTGTTATCCGCTACTGCATGGAAAACGATAAAGTGCAGTGGGAATATGTGCGCCATTATACCAATGCTGCCTTTATTATTAAGGATACGTTTGAGTACAAGGATGGTCTGTTTAGCGGTTATGATGAAGAAAGCCGCAGTTATGATACATCTAGTTGGGCCTATGAAATGGGCGATGATGGCTTTGCAAAAATTGACGAGACATTGCAGCATCCGCGCTGTGTCTGGCAGCTTTTGCGCAAACATGTCGCACAATATACGCCTGAATTGGTAAACCGCATTTGTGGTACACCTATAGACAAATATCGTAAAATTTGCGAAATGATTGCCGAATGTTCAAGCCCAACCAAAAACATGACCTCCATGTATGCGCTTGGTTGGACACAGCATTCTAAAGGCTCGCAAAATATTCGTACCATGGCGATGCTTCAGCTTATCCTTGGTAATATTGGTGTACGCGGCGGCGGCATGAATGCCTTGCGTGGTCACTCAAATATTCAAGGTCTTACCGATGTTGGCTTGATGTCCAATCTATTGCCGGGCTATATGAATATACCTAATGAAAAAGAGGTTGATTTAAAGACCTATCTTTCAACCCGCCAATTTAAGCCTTTGCGACCAAATCAGGTAAGCTATTGGAAGAATTATGACAAATTCTTTGTTTCCTTCCAAAAGTCAATGTGGGGCAAAGCTGCAACAAAAGAAAATGATTGGGCCTATGACTATCTGCCAAAGCTAGATATTGCCAATTATGACATTCTAAAAGCTTTTGAAATGATGGATAACGGCCAGATGACGGGCTATTTCTGTCAAGGCTTTAACGCGGTTTTATCCTTCCCTAATCGCGCTAAGGTACAGCGTGCGTTGTCTAAGTTGAAATATTTGGTGGTGATGGATCCGTTAGAAACGGAAACAGCACGTTTTTGGGAAAATCATGGTGATTTTAACAATTATGATCCCAAAGATATTCAAACTGAAGTATTCCAATTCCCAACTAGCTGCTTTGCCGAAGATGAAGGCGCAGTGGTGAATTCTGGTCGTTGGTTGCAATGGCATTGGGCAGGGCAAAATCCTCCTGGTGAAGCAAAGTTTGATACTTGGATTATGGCACAAATTGGCTTGCGCTTGAAAAAGCTTTACCAAGAAGAAGGCGGTGTGTTCCCAGATCCTATCGTCAATCTTCATTGGCCTTATGAAGATCCAGAAGATCCATCGCCTCATGAACTTGCCAAGGAAATGAATGGTTATGTCCTTGAAGACGTTTATGATGACAAGGATCCAACCAAGAAAATCCTTGAAAAAGGCAAGCAGATTGGTGGTTTCGCCGCATTGCGGAATGATGGTACAACCGCAAGTGGTTGCTGGATTTATGCCGGTTCTTATACCGAGGACGGCAATATCATGGCACGGCGCGATAATACCGACTATGACAATGCCGGTCTTTATCAAAAATGGACTTTTGCATGGCCAGCCAATCGGCGTATTATCTATAATCGCGCTTCTGCCGATCTTGATGGTAAGCCTTGGGATAAGGATCGTAAGATTATTGAGTGGGATGGTGAAAAATGGGGCGGTTTTGACGTTCCAGATACTACACCAACCTCTGATCCACGCAGTGTCGGCCCCTTCATTATGAATGCCGAAGGTAGTGCGCGGTTATTCTCATTGGCAGGTTTGCGTGATGGACCATTCCCTGTTCATTATGAGCCATTTGAATCACCAATGACCAATTTGATTGCTCCGCATATTCGCGGCAATCCGGTGGCGCGTATCTTTGAGAAAGATTTAGCTCAATTGGGAGATCGTTCTGAATTCCCTTATGCGGCGACATCTTATCGCTTGACCGAGCATTTCCATTATTGGACTAAGAATAATCCGGTTAATGCTGCTTTGCAGCCGCAATTCTTTGTCGAAATTTCGGAAGAATTGGCGGAAGAAAAGAAAATTGAGCGCGGCGGTTGGGTGCGTGTTTGGAATAAGCGCGGCAGTGTCTTTGCTAAAGCCTTGGTAACCAAGCGTATCCGTCCACTCGATTGTGATGGTCAAAAAGTGCATGTCATTGGTATTCCATTGCATTGGGGCTTTGTTGGCGCGGCGAAAAAGGGCTTTGGTCCAAATTCGCTGACACCATTTGTTGGCGATGCCAATTCCAATACACCGGAGTTTAAGGCATTCCTTGTCAATATCGAGCCATCACGCGCGCCAGTTGATGTAAGTTAA
- a CDS encoding TonB-dependent receptor domain-containing protein, with amino-acid sequence MKTKLSATIGALIVGVSLLSLVPQSFAQTSAEQTDSTEEEGQSRNGNTVLLDTVVVTGTSVATNLVDAPASVSVVGQEQLQQRAVPDITEILRTVPGVNVGFGSDGTRGISMRGMGSGYTLILIDGKRVNAGLTTMRHYNGDLDWVPIDAIDRIEVVRGPMSTLYGSDALGGVVNIITKRPEGKWTGSLTTEYIAPASSGTGTTRKAKGFIGGAIVPGQLDFMGFGSIGRQKPANPNDHDGLQVPRGVDDYDLNGRFTWTPNKDHRFEFEGGGARQKYKPWLEPNEVDNSETEIRRVHGSIRHIGDWGFGTSTVTGQIEEAKNLHNTTNRAGAVTGSTAISVTTATLDGKLSMPLTLMGFKQDLTIGGDYRHEKMVDDENTGKLNTWLGTKGSPETTMWTAAIFAEDQVHLTDVLKMTLGLRVDRHEKFGTHTSPRVYFNYNVNDALTLKAGWAQAFKAPNLRQLNPHWVQTSRGRGCGAVGGPCEMVGNPNLKPETSNSFEVGGYYMHSMFDAGLTYFYNEIDDKITSARVATLIMPNGTKYVQQVNVDRARTQGLEGNFTLYFHPNWTWNNTATYLIESKNLETGQPLSADPEYSIHTELTWQALENLAMTASMDFYGKQVDYTIAETLSAQNVSAYNITNFSVKYDPTKNFTVRAGINNIFDNQPKAESNYAENGRSYFVSLTAKF; translated from the coding sequence ATGAAAACGAAACTATCAGCAACGATAGGAGCGCTTATTGTAGGGGTAAGCCTGTTATCGTTAGTACCGCAATCTTTTGCTCAAACTTCAGCCGAGCAAACAGATAGCACTGAAGAAGAAGGGCAAAGTCGCAACGGCAATACTGTGCTATTAGATACGGTTGTTGTTACTGGTACATCTGTTGCTACAAATTTGGTTGATGCGCCTGCCAGTGTTTCCGTTGTTGGGCAAGAGCAGTTACAACAACGTGCAGTGCCTGATATTACTGAGATTTTGCGTACTGTACCGGGCGTTAATGTCGGTTTTGGTAGCGATGGTACACGCGGCATTAGTATGCGCGGCATGGGGTCTGGCTATACGCTTATTTTAATTGATGGAAAGCGTGTTAACGCTGGTCTTACCACGATGCGTCACTATAATGGTGATCTTGATTGGGTGCCAATTGATGCAATTGATCGCATTGAAGTTGTTCGCGGACCAATGTCAACCCTTTATGGTTCGGATGCCTTGGGCGGTGTTGTCAATATCATCACCAAACGTCCAGAAGGTAAATGGACTGGCTCATTAACAACCGAATATATTGCGCCAGCAAGCAGCGGCACAGGTACAACTCGTAAAGCAAAGGGCTTTATTGGTGGTGCAATCGTTCCCGGTCAGTTGGACTTCATGGGGTTTGGTAGCATTGGTCGTCAAAAGCCAGCAAATCCTAACGACCATGATGGCCTACAAGTGCCACGCGGTGTTGATGATTATGATCTTAATGGTCGCTTCACTTGGACACCAAATAAGGATCATCGTTTTGAATTTGAAGGTGGCGGAGCAAGGCAGAAATACAAGCCTTGGCTTGAACCTAACGAAGTAGATAATAGCGAAACTGAAATTCGTCGTGTTCACGGTTCTATTCGTCACATTGGTGATTGGGGCTTTGGAACATCAACAGTTACGGGACAAATTGAAGAAGCCAAAAATCTTCATAATACTACAAACCGTGCCGGTGCAGTCACTGGTTCAACCGCTATTTCCGTGACTACCGCAACTCTTGACGGTAAGCTTTCTATGCCGCTTACTCTGATGGGCTTTAAGCAGGATTTGACTATTGGTGGCGATTATCGTCACGAAAAAATGGTCGATGATGAAAACACCGGCAAGTTAAATACGTGGCTTGGTACAAAAGGCTCACCAGAAACAACAATGTGGACGGCTGCTATTTTTGCTGAAGATCAGGTTCATTTAACTGATGTATTGAAAATGACCCTTGGCTTACGTGTTGATCGCCATGAAAAATTTGGTACCCATACCAGCCCACGCGTCTATTTCAACTATAATGTTAATGACGCTTTAACATTGAAGGCAGGTTGGGCGCAGGCGTTTAAAGCGCCAAATCTACGTCAGCTCAACCCTCATTGGGTGCAAACATCACGCGGTCGCGGCTGCGGTGCTGTGGGCGGCCCATGCGAAATGGTTGGTAACCCAAATTTGAAGCCTGAAACAAGCAATAGTTTCGAAGTCGGCGGCTATTACATGCATTCCATGTTTGATGCCGGGCTTACCTATTTCTATAATGAGATTGATGATAAGATTACCTCAGCTCGCGTCGCAACTCTTATCATGCCTAATGGCACGAAATATGTGCAACAGGTCAATGTCGATAGAGCAAGAACGCAAGGTCTTGAAGGTAATTTCACTCTTTATTTCCATCCTAACTGGACATGGAATAATACGGCAACCTATCTTATTGAGTCAAAAAACCTTGAAACGGGTCAGCCGCTTTCAGCAGATCCAGAATATTCAATCCATACGGAGTTAACATGGCAAGCCCTAGAAAATCTTGCTATGACCGCATCGATGGATTTTTATGGCAAGCAGGTTGATTATACTATTGCAGAAACTTTATCAGCGCAAAATGTTTCCGCTTACAATATTACCAATTTCTCGGTAAAATATGATCCAACCAAGAACTTTACGGTAAGAGCAGGCATTAACAATATTTTTGATAACCAGCCAAAAGCTGAATCAAATTATGCTGAAAATGGCAGAAGCTATTTTGTATCTTTAACCGCTAAATTTTAA